The following are encoded together in the Gordonia insulae genome:
- the uvrC gene encoding excinuclease ABC subunit UvrC, with protein sequence MADPTTYRPAAGTIPTDPGVYKFRDVHGRVIYVGKAKNLRSRLTSYFADVVSLHPRTRQMVTTAASVEWTVVGTEVEALQLEYNWIKEFDPRFNVRYRDDKSYPVLAVTLNEEYPRLFVYRGPRRRGVRYFGPYSHAWAIRETVDLLTRVFPARTCSTGVFKRHRQIDRPCLLGYIDKCSAPCVGRVSADEHREIVEDFCDFLAGRTDQMIRKLEREMTSAAEELDFERAARLRDDVGAMRRAMEKQAVVLGDGTDADVVAMVGDELEVSVQVFHVRGGRVRGQRGWVVERSDDDSMGEQVSQFVTQFYGAQVDLDASVQIDDGRARGESIPREVLVPELPDDQAELQEWLSELRGSRVALRVPQRGDKKALFDTVARNASEALTQHKLRRAGDLTTRSAALTELQETLGLDQAPLRIECIDISHVQGTDVVASLVVFEDGLARKSDYRHYSIRQAAGEGRSDDVASIAEVTRRRFLRHRQDQEAPERPAVDPESGRPRKFAYPPNLFVVDGGAPQVHAASSVLDELGVTDVAVIGLAKRLEEVWVPGDDEPVILPRTSEALFLLQRVRDEAHRFAITFHRSKRSKRMTESVLDGVPGLGRTRRTALVTHFGSVARLREATLEDISGVPGIGMATARAVAAALSGDTAADGTAPDGDVPESADPVYTSDRVEETTGDRAP encoded by the coding sequence GTGGCCGACCCGACAACCTACCGTCCCGCCGCGGGGACGATCCCCACCGATCCGGGGGTCTACAAGTTCCGCGACGTGCACGGCCGGGTCATCTACGTGGGCAAGGCCAAGAACCTCCGATCGCGGCTCACGTCGTACTTCGCCGACGTCGTGTCCCTGCATCCCCGGACCCGGCAGATGGTCACCACCGCCGCGTCGGTCGAGTGGACGGTCGTCGGCACCGAGGTGGAGGCCCTTCAGCTCGAATACAACTGGATCAAGGAGTTCGATCCGCGGTTCAACGTCCGCTACCGCGACGACAAGAGCTATCCCGTGCTGGCGGTCACCCTCAACGAGGAGTACCCACGCCTGTTCGTCTACCGCGGTCCGCGACGTCGGGGGGTCCGCTACTTCGGTCCCTACTCGCATGCGTGGGCGATCCGCGAGACGGTCGATCTGCTCACCCGGGTGTTCCCCGCCCGGACGTGCTCCACCGGCGTGTTCAAACGGCACCGGCAGATCGACCGGCCGTGCCTGCTCGGCTACATCGACAAGTGTTCGGCGCCCTGCGTCGGCCGGGTGTCCGCCGACGAGCACCGCGAGATCGTCGAGGACTTCTGCGACTTCCTCGCCGGTCGGACCGACCAGATGATCCGCAAGCTCGAACGTGAGATGACTTCGGCCGCAGAGGAACTCGATTTCGAGCGCGCGGCGCGGCTGCGTGATGACGTCGGCGCGATGCGCCGCGCGATGGAGAAGCAGGCGGTGGTGCTCGGTGACGGCACGGACGCCGACGTGGTCGCCATGGTCGGCGATGAACTCGAGGTGTCGGTCCAGGTCTTCCACGTTCGCGGCGGACGTGTCCGCGGCCAGCGCGGATGGGTGGTCGAGCGGTCCGACGACGACTCGATGGGGGAGCAGGTGTCGCAGTTCGTCACCCAGTTCTACGGCGCCCAGGTCGATCTCGACGCATCGGTGCAGATCGACGACGGCCGCGCGCGGGGCGAGTCGATCCCGCGCGAGGTGCTGGTCCCCGAACTCCCGGACGATCAGGCGGAACTGCAGGAGTGGCTGTCCGAGCTCCGGGGCAGCCGGGTGGCGCTGCGTGTACCGCAGCGCGGCGACAAGAAAGCGCTCTTCGACACGGTGGCCCGGAACGCATCAGAGGCGTTGACACAACACAAGTTACGGCGGGCAGGTGACCTCACGACACGCTCGGCGGCGCTGACTGAACTGCAGGAGACACTCGGCCTCGACCAGGCACCGTTGCGGATCGAGTGCATCGACATCTCGCACGTCCAGGGCACCGACGTGGTGGCATCGCTGGTGGTCTTCGAAGACGGATTGGCGCGCAAATCGGACTATCGCCACTACTCGATCCGCCAGGCGGCCGGCGAGGGACGGTCCGACGACGTCGCGTCGATCGCCGAGGTCACCCGTCGCCGGTTCCTGCGTCATCGTCAGGACCAGGAGGCACCGGAGCGGCCCGCGGTGGATCCGGAGTCCGGCCGGCCCCGGAAGTTCGCTTATCCGCCAAACCTTTTCGTGGTCGACGGCGGAGCGCCCCAGGTGCACGCCGCGTCATCGGTTCTCGACGAACTCGGCGTGACCGACGTGGCGGTCATCGGTCTGGCCAAACGGCTGGAGGAGGTCTGGGTCCCGGGCGATGATGAACCGGTGATCCTGCCCCGGACCAGTGAGGCGCTGTTCCTGCTCCAACGGGTGCGCGACGAGGCGCATCGGTTCGCGATCACCTTCCACCGGAGCAAGCGCAGCAAGCGGATGACCGAGTCGGTGCTGGACGGGGTACCCGGTCTCGGCCGGACCAGACGCACCGCGCTGGTCACCCATTTCGGATCGGTGGCGCGCCTGCGGGAGGCGACGCTGGAGGACATCTCCGGTGTGCCCGGGATCGGGATGGCGACGGCCCGGGCGGTCGCGGCGGCCCTGTCCGGCGACACCGCGGCCGACGGCACCGCGCCAGACGGTGATGTTCCCGAGAGCGCCGATCCGGTGTACACATCCGACCGAGTGGAGGAGACGACCGGTGACCGAGCACCCTGA